From the genome of Campylobacter concisus, one region includes:
- a CDS encoding ABC transporter substrate-binding protein has product MGRKEHKKAREFNKYFNDNIKFVSQKTANLTPKKRVLVLNCSSGNFNTISSKDIGAEYISVAGGINLSSELSDGDFKISKAINEEQVIIFNPDIIITNSQKNADVIAKNASFAKLKAVQNGEIFVVPSGVYLWSVRSAEGAFYPLWLAKTFYPEQFSDLNLEQKIREFYERFYNYKLSDSELKEILHPKGEF; this is encoded by the coding sequence TTGGGGCGAAAAGAGCATAAAAAGGCGCGTGAGTTTAATAAGTATTTTAACGATAACATAAAATTTGTAAGCCAAAAAACGGCAAATTTAACACCAAAAAAGAGAGTTTTGGTGCTTAACTGTAGCTCAGGAAACTTTAACACCATCAGCTCAAAAGATATCGGCGCTGAGTATATTAGCGTGGCTGGCGGTATAAATTTAAGCTCAGAGCTAAGTGATGGGGATTTTAAAATTTCAAAAGCGATAAATGAAGAGCAAGTCATCATCTTTAACCCAGACATCATCATCACAAATTCGCAAAAAAATGCCGATGTCATTGCCAAAAACGCATCATTTGCCAAGCTAAAAGCTGTGCAAAATGGAGAAATTTTTGTAGTGCCAAGTGGCGTTTATCTTTGGAGCGTAAGAAGTGCTGAAGGTGCGTTCTATCCGCTTTGGCTGGCTAAGACATTTTACCCAGAGCAATTTAGTGATCTAAATTTAGAGCAAAAAATAAGAGAGTTTTACGAGAGATTTTATAACTACAAGCTAAGTGATAGCGAGCTAAAAGAAATTTTGCACCCAAAGGGTGAATTTTGA
- the sdhA gene encoding 8-methylmenaquinol:fumarate reductase flavoprotein subunit, producing MSEKFTRREFLQSACISVGALATTAGATNVFAGELPKGNESGLPSVDVLIIGSGGAGLRAATAVRKQYPNSTVVVATKMMPSRNATCMAEGGINGVTDFSNGDSFKLHAYDTVKGAAYLADQDAVVKFCEAAGAVIHELDHNGMLFSRIDNGDVSRKDNGDVAFRFMGGASKKRCNYAADKTGHILMHACLDDAITAGVKFLMDHELLEIGLEDGKVEGVVLRNIQDGQIYPVLCKSLVIATGGYTRIFYNRTSVPFIATGDGIAAALKAGLGFEDPEMLQFHPTGVQNGGTLITEAARGEGGYLLNNKGERFMKNYHEKMELAPRDVVARAIETEIREGRGFGEGMSAYVLCDVRHLGKDTIMKKLPKIRHTAMLFQNIDLIEQPVPIRPTAHYSMGGIEVAKFDDMSTKIPGIYVGGEASCVSIHGANRLGGNSLTDAVVTGDLAGKGAGAYAQNAKFASGKKTSELAKMWQDKFKAIATGEGGVNDMYALREELGKNNWDLMGIFRTGAKLDQLSKNLEAIQAKYDTIKVPNKNPVMNTAFTDYVELGNLILLSRAACLAAQNRLESRGAHTREDYPKRDDVNFLKHSIVTLKDGKLELSYKDVVTGIFSLDGKKPE from the coding sequence ATGAGTGAAAAATTTACCAGAAGAGAATTTCTACAAAGTGCCTGTATCAGCGTAGGTGCGCTAGCTACAACAGCTGGTGCAACCAATGTTTTTGCTGGTGAGTTGCCAAAAGGCAATGAAAGTGGCTTGCCATCTGTTGATGTGCTAATAATCGGTTCTGGTGGTGCCGGACTTCGTGCAGCAACAGCCGTTCGCAAGCAATATCCAAACTCAACCGTCGTTGTTGCTACAAAGATGATGCCATCTCGCAATGCGACCTGTATGGCGGAGGGCGGAATAAACGGCGTTACTGACTTTAGTAATGGCGACAGCTTCAAGCTTCATGCTTATGACACAGTTAAAGGTGCGGCCTATCTTGCTGACCAAGATGCGGTAGTGAAATTTTGCGAGGCAGCAGGCGCGGTCATCCATGAGCTAGATCACAACGGTATGCTCTTTTCTCGTATAGATAATGGCGACGTATCTCGTAAAGATAATGGTGATGTTGCGTTTCGCTTTATGGGTGGCGCTAGCAAAAAGCGCTGTAACTATGCAGCTGATAAAACTGGCCACATTTTGATGCACGCCTGTCTTGATGACGCTATCACGGCTGGCGTTAAATTTCTAATGGATCATGAGCTACTTGAGATCGGTCTTGAGGATGGCAAGGTTGAAGGCGTCGTTCTTCGCAACATCCAAGATGGTCAAATTTATCCAGTTCTATGCAAATCTCTTGTCATCGCAACTGGCGGATACACTAGAATTTTCTATAACCGCACATCAGTTCCATTTATAGCAACTGGTGATGGTATCGCTGCTGCTCTTAAAGCAGGTCTTGGTTTTGAAGACCCTGAGATGCTTCAGTTTCACCCAACTGGCGTTCAAAATGGTGGCACGCTAATCACAGAAGCAGCTCGTGGCGAGGGTGGTTACTTGCTAAACAACAAGGGCGAGCGCTTTATGAAAAACTATCACGAAAAGATGGAGCTAGCTCCGCGTGACGTTGTCGCTCGTGCGATCGAGACAGAAATTCGCGAAGGCAGAGGCTTTGGCGAGGGCATGAGTGCTTACGTGCTTTGTGACGTTCGCCACCTTGGCAAAGATACTATCATGAAAAAGCTTCCAAAAATTCGCCATACTGCCATGCTTTTCCAAAATATCGACCTTATCGAGCAACCAGTGCCTATCCGCCCAACAGCTCACTACTCAATGGGTGGCATAGAGGTAGCTAAATTTGATGATATGAGCACAAAAATTCCTGGAATTTATGTAGGTGGCGAGGCTTCATGTGTATCTATCCACGGAGCAAACCGCCTTGGTGGAAACAGCCTAACTGACGCAGTTGTAACTGGCGATCTAGCTGGCAAAGGCGCTGGTGCTTACGCTCAAAATGCAAAATTTGCAAGCGGAAAGAAAACTTCTGAGCTAGCAAAAATGTGGCAAGATAAATTTAAAGCCATAGCAACAGGCGAGGGCGGCGTAAATGATATGTACGCACTTCGCGAGGAGCTTGGTAAAAACAACTGGGATCTAATGGGTATCTTTAGAACTGGTGCAAAACTTGATCAGCTCTCTAAAAACCTTGAAGCTATCCAAGCAAAATATGACACCATCAAAGTGCCAAATAAAAACCCAGTCATGAACACAGCATTTACCGACTATGTCGAGCTTGGCAACCTTATACTTCTTTCTCGTGCAGCATGCCTTGCAGCGCAAAATCGTCTTGAGAGCCGTGGCGCTCACACAAGAGAGGACTATCCAAAAAGAGATGATGTAAATTTCTTAAAACATAGCATAGTCACACTAAAAGACGGCAAGCTTGAACTTAGCTACAAAGACGTTGTGACAGGCATATTTTCACTTGATGGCAAGAAGCCAGAGTAA
- the sdhB gene encoding 8-methylmenaquinol:fumarate reductase iron-sulfur subunit, whose translation MKIIIDRFDGTKKYESTYELTNEEIKGKTLLTVLLDIKQKKDATLNFTASCRSAICGACAVRVNGHSYLACDTKMNELLAEYDNPESIRISPLGNFKVISDLMVDWEPSIENLRKIRPSITAKSEFSAEKGCKQSQKEYEKVALEWDCILCGACASECNKLEADASDYMQPFVFVHAYRAAFDSRSKDPMPHLKPAIDNGLWMCVKCQECADRCPKGISACKDITDLRIMAIQKGFDDGMGPDHAEAFLTDLVDGSGRLNEIKLALRSEGVFKNMGKMDIAANLMLAGKMNPLHIFGEEDIEGHDDLAKMINAARKAASKE comes from the coding sequence ATGAAAATTATTATCGACCGTTTTGACGGAACTAAAAAATATGAATCAACTTATGAGCTAACAAATGAAGAGATCAAAGGCAAAACTCTTTTAACAGTGCTTCTTGATATCAAACAAAAAAAGGATGCGACGCTAAATTTCACAGCATCTTGCCGCTCAGCGATATGTGGAGCGTGCGCTGTTAGAGTAAATGGCCACTCATATCTAGCCTGTGATACAAAGATGAATGAGCTTTTGGCGGAGTATGATAACCCAGAGAGCATAAGAATTTCTCCACTTGGAAATTTCAAAGTGATCTCAGACCTCATGGTGGACTGGGAACCAAGTATTGAAAATTTACGCAAGATTAGGCCTAGCATCACTGCTAAGTCAGAATTTAGCGCAGAAAAAGGCTGTAAACAAAGTCAAAAAGAGTATGAAAAAGTAGCGCTTGAATGGGACTGCATACTTTGCGGTGCGTGCGCTAGTGAGTGTAATAAGCTTGAAGCTGATGCGAGCGATTATATGCAACCATTTGTATTTGTTCATGCTTATAGAGCCGCCTTTGACTCACGTAGCAAAGATCCTATGCCGCATCTAAAACCAGCTATAGATAATGGCCTTTGGATGTGTGTAAAGTGCCAAGAGTGCGCTGATCGCTGTCCAAAAGGTATAAGCGCATGCAAGGATATAACTGATCTTCGCATTATGGCTATACAAAAAGGCTTTGATGATGGCATGGGACCAGATCACGCTGAGGCGTTTTTAACCGATCTAGTCGATGGCTCAGGCAGACTAAATGAGATCAAGCTTGCACTTCGTTCTGAGGGAGTGTTTAAAAATATGGGCAAAATGGATATCGCGGCAAATTTAATGCTCGCAGGCAAGATGAATCCGCTTCATATTTTTGGTGAAGAGGATATTGAAGGACATGACGATCTAGCAAAAATGATAAATGCGGCTCGCAAAGCTGCTAGTAAGGAGTAA
- the sdhE gene encoding 8-methylmenaquinol:fumarate reductase membrane anchor subunit codes for MQNEFAFFPGCVLSQAAKEAKMSLEAIAPILGWKLHEIKGWSCCGAQQAQDVDPIAALVANARNIALAEQMNMPMLTTCSTCMLTLTRAKTTLDKGAKDRINTFLAEGNMKYNGSTEITSLLWVLYQNVETLRAKVVKPLSGLKVALFYGCHSLRPEKDLHNRESSVNPKSFETVVGALGATIVPFEKRLDCCGFHASYPAGTSVRKMSSQIVNNADENGADVVVTPCPLCQMQLDIYQERYQDENHSNVRKPIIHLSQLVGLALGLSVEDLGLDLNIIDATKIA; via the coding sequence ATGCAAAACGAATTCGCTTTTTTTCCAGGATGCGTACTCTCTCAAGCAGCTAAAGAGGCTAAAATGTCGCTTGAGGCTATCGCTCCGATACTTGGCTGGAAGCTTCACGAGATAAAGGGCTGGAGCTGCTGTGGTGCTCAACAAGCACAAGACGTAGATCCTATCGCTGCACTTGTAGCAAATGCTAGAAACATAGCGCTTGCAGAGCAGATGAATATGCCGATGCTTACGACATGCTCAACTTGTATGCTAACTCTAACAAGAGCAAAAACTACACTTGATAAGGGTGCAAAGGACCGCATAAATACTTTCTTGGCTGAGGGCAATATGAAATATAATGGCTCAACCGAGATCACAAGCCTTCTTTGGGTGCTTTATCAAAACGTAGAAACGCTAAGAGCAAAGGTTGTTAAACCACTTAGTGGGCTAAAAGTAGCGCTATTTTATGGCTGCCATAGCCTAAGACCTGAAAAAGATCTGCACAATAGAGAAAGCTCAGTCAATCCAAAGAGCTTTGAAACCGTTGTAGGCGCACTTGGTGCTACTATCGTGCCATTTGAGAAAAGACTTGACTGCTGTGGTTTTCACGCTAGTTACCCAGCTGGCACATCTGTAAGAAAAATGTCAAGCCAGATCGTAAATAACGCCGATGAAAACGGTGCTGATGTAGTTGTTACACCATGCCCGCTTTGTCAAATGCAACTTGACATCTACCAAGAGAGATATCAAGATGAGAACCACTCAAATGTGAGAAAGCCTATCATTCACCTATCTCAGCTTGTAGGTCTTGCACTTGGACTATCTGTTGAAGATCTTGGGCTTGATCTAAACATCATTGACGCTACCAAGATAGCGTAA
- the htpG gene encoding molecular chaperone HtpG yields the protein MADKFEFQTEVNDLLNLMIHSLYSNKEIFLRELISNSNDALDKLNYLCLTDEKYKSLSYTPRIDIKVDDKAKILTISDNGIGMDKDELIANLGTIARSGTKGFMKNLSGNAKKDSSLIGQFGVGFYSAFMVANKIEVISKRALSDKAYKWTSDAKSYEIEDAKKDSFGTDIILHLNDDEFANSWRIEEIVKKYSNHIPYPIFMDKQSYVAPKEGEKEGTYETKNEQINKANALWRLNKASLKEQDYNDFYKQISHDSSDPLLYIHTKAEGKIEYSTLFYVPSTEPFDLFRVDYQSGVKLYVKRVFITDDAKELLPPYLRFIKGIIDVEDLPLNVSREILQENAIMRTVKEQSVKKILSELAKLKDNDREKYIKFYKLFGKVLKEGLYGFNAEKEQILDLCLFKSSKRDGLISLKEYKEAMKEDQKSIYYISGNNENMLRNSPLLESFKKNDIEVLIMDEEIDTIVMPMVNEFDKTPLKSVSHADINDEIKSDENVDESKVANTLVKMKEILKDEVKDVRLSSRLSSSAAVLIYDKNDPDYAMQEMLKQMGQGANAPKVKPILEINADHEIFTKLEKNEAMVYDIAPLLLDMARLNEGMSLENPAKFSELLTKVMIKAI from the coding sequence ATGGCAGATAAATTTGAATTTCAAACAGAGGTCAATGACCTTTTAAATTTGATGATCCACTCTCTTTACTCAAATAAAGAGATATTTTTAAGAGAGCTCATCTCAAACTCAAACGACGCACTTGATAAGCTAAACTACCTATGCTTGACCGATGAAAAGTATAAAAGTCTGAGCTATACTCCAAGGATCGACATCAAAGTAGATGATAAGGCTAAAATTTTAACCATCAGTGACAATGGTATCGGCATGGATAAGGATGAGCTTATTGCAAATTTAGGCACTATAGCAAGAAGTGGCACAAAAGGTTTTATGAAAAATTTAAGTGGCAATGCCAAAAAAGATAGCTCACTGATCGGTCAGTTTGGTGTTGGCTTTTACTCAGCATTTATGGTGGCAAACAAGATCGAGGTCATAAGCAAACGAGCACTTAGTGACAAAGCCTATAAATGGACATCTGATGCAAAAAGCTACGAGATAGAAGATGCTAAAAAAGATAGCTTTGGAACGGACATCATCTTACATTTAAATGACGATGAGTTTGCAAATTCTTGGCGTATCGAAGAGATAGTCAAGAAGTATTCAAACCACATTCCTTATCCTATATTTATGGATAAACAAAGCTATGTCGCTCCAAAAGAAGGCGAAAAAGAAGGCACATATGAGACCAAAAACGAGCAGATAAACAAGGCTAATGCGCTTTGGAGGCTAAATAAAGCTAGCCTTAAAGAGCAAGATTATAACGACTTTTATAAGCAAATTTCTCACGATAGCAGCGACCCGCTCCTTTACATCCACACAAAAGCTGAGGGTAAGATCGAGTATTCGACACTATTTTATGTACCAAGCACCGAGCCGTTTGATCTCTTTAGGGTTGATTATCAAAGTGGCGTGAAGCTCTATGTGAAAAGAGTCTTTATCACAGATGATGCAAAAGAACTCTTGCCGCCATATTTAAGATTCATCAAGGGTATCATTGATGTTGAGGATCTACCATTAAATGTAAGCCGTGAAATTTTACAAGAAAATGCGATCATGCGAACCGTTAAAGAGCAAAGTGTGAAGAAAATTTTAAGCGAACTTGCAAAGTTAAAAGATAACGACCGAGAAAAATACATAAAATTTTACAAACTATTTGGCAAGGTTCTAAAAGAGGGACTTTACGGATTTAACGCAGAAAAAGAGCAAATTTTAGATCTTTGCCTATTTAAAAGTTCAAAAAGAGATGGACTAATCAGCCTAAAAGAGTACAAAGAAGCGATGAAAGAGGATCAAAAGTCGATCTACTACATCAGCGGCAACAATGAAAATATGCTAAGAAATTCTCCGCTTCTTGAGAGTTTTAAGAAAAACGACATCGAAGTGCTTATTATGGATGAAGAGATCGATACGATCGTCATGCCAATGGTTAATGAATTTGACAAAACACCTCTAAAATCAGTCTCACATGCTGATATAAATGACGAGATCAAAAGCGATGAGAATGTTGATGAGAGCAAGGTTGCAAACACGCTTGTTAAAATGAAGGAAATTTTAAAAGACGAGGTAAAAGATGTAAGACTAAGCTCAAGACTCTCAAGCTCCGCTGCGGTGTTAATTTATGATAAAAACGATCCTGATTATGCTATGCAAGAGATGCTTAAACAGATGGGACAAGGCGCAAACGCTCCAAAAGTTAAACCAATCTTAGAGATCAATGCTGACCATGAAATTTTTACAAAACTAGAGAAAAATGAGGCGATGGTTTATGACATAGCGCCTTTGCTTCTTGATATGGCAAGGCTAAATGAGGGCATGAGTCTAGAAAATCCTGCTAAATTTTCAGAATTACTAACGAAAGTGATGATAAAAGCTATCTAA
- a CDS encoding methyl-accepting chemotaxis protein: MTCFVVYTSNILEREIKDGVLTTVEQNVQLAMNTVKLFEKDNVSSAELIMSVFKEMIGKISTNHQMSKTDKYEAIDLISQNGILNNNYDILDKFNNATKGGISTIFAKSGDNFLRVSTSVTKADGSRAVGTMIDKNGQAYKNIMNKERYIGVVNLFGRNYMSIYDPIIENNEVIGILFVGYDPTEGLNNMKKTFSEMKLGKHGYFSLYNTKTGKFDFHPTKADQELSSELKTTMDNIVKKGKGIEPIIIDGVDCIVAFESFDKLDWMVLGSAVTDDFLTPLKVVSKNFIIASVIVTLLLIAVSMFLLKKMVANPIDRLGTNLNAITSDFTIKIPIYGKDEIAKISKDINDFIERIRILISDTKHLSSENSSVANELSSTSLQTGKRVEKSTEIVEETNQRCKVMQENMKESLAVAQAGKDDLQKASTHIKTATEAIRSLSAQIIDSANVENQMADKIDQLSRDAEQVKSVLVVINDIADQTNLLALNAAIEAARAGEHGRGFAVVADEVRQLAERTQKSLTEINATINVIVQAINDSSEQMGINSKQIQELTHVASDVEKL; the protein is encoded by the coding sequence ATGACATGTTTTGTTGTATATACATCAAATATTTTAGAGCGCGAGATAAAAGATGGTGTGCTTACAACAGTAGAACAAAACGTCCAGCTTGCTATGAATACGGTTAAATTATTTGAAAAAGATAATGTAAGTAGCGCAGAACTAATAATGAGTGTTTTTAAAGAGATGATTGGAAAAATTTCAACTAATCACCAGATGAGCAAGACTGACAAATACGAGGCGATAGATCTAATATCTCAAAATGGTATTTTAAACAACAACTACGATATTCTAGATAAATTTAATAACGCTACAAAAGGCGGAATTTCAACCATTTTTGCAAAATCAGGTGATAATTTTTTAAGAGTTAGTACATCGGTGACGAAGGCTGATGGTAGTAGAGCTGTTGGTACGATGATTGACAAAAACGGTCAAGCCTATAAAAATATCATGAATAAAGAGAGGTATATAGGCGTTGTAAATTTATTTGGACGCAACTATATGAGTATTTATGATCCTATTATTGAAAATAACGAGGTAATAGGAATTTTATTTGTTGGTTATGATCCTACCGAGGGATTAAACAATATGAAAAAGACTTTTTCTGAGATGAAACTTGGTAAGCATGGATATTTTTCTCTTTACAATACTAAAACTGGTAAATTTGACTTTCATCCAACTAAGGCAGATCAAGAGCTAAGTAGTGAATTAAAAACTACTATGGATAATATTGTTAAAAAAGGAAAGGGTATTGAGCCTATTATAATTGATGGGGTTGACTGCATAGTTGCTTTTGAGTCATTTGATAAACTAGACTGGATGGTTTTAGGTTCAGCTGTTACTGATGATTTTTTAACACCACTAAAAGTAGTTAGTAAAAATTTCATCATAGCAAGCGTCATAGTTACCTTACTTTTGATAGCTGTTTCGATGTTCTTGCTTAAAAAGATGGTTGCAAATCCTATCGATAGACTAGGAACAAATTTAAATGCAATAACATCTGATTTTACAATTAAAATTCCTATTTATGGTAAGGATGAAATAGCTAAAATAAGTAAAGATATAAATGATTTTATTGAAAGAATAAGAATATTAATAAGTGATACAAAGCACCTTTCAAGTGAAAATAGCTCCGTTGCAAATGAGCTTAGTTCTACATCTCTTCAGACAGGCAAACGTGTAGAAAAATCAACCGAAATAGTGGAAGAGACAAATCAAAGATGTAAAGTAATGCAAGAAAATATGAAAGAATCTTTAGCAGTAGCTCAAGCTGGCAAAGATGACCTTCAAAAGGCTAGCACACATATAAAAACGGCAACTGAAGCTATAAGATCGCTATCAGCGCAGATTATTGACTCTGCTAATGTAGAAAACCAAATGGCTGATAAGATCGATCAACTTAGCCGTGATGCCGAGCAGGTGAAATCAGTCCTTGTTGTTATCAATGATATAGCTGATCAGACAAATTTACTTGCACTTAACGCAGCTATTGAGGCTGCAAGAGCAGGTGAGCATGGACGTGGCTTTGCCGTTGTTGCTGATGAAGTTAGGCAGTTAGCTGAGAGAACTCAAAAGAGTTTAACTGAGATAAATGCAACTATCAATGTCATCGTTCAAGCGATCAATGATAGCAGTGAGCAAATGGGTATCAACTCTAAACAGATCCAAGAGTTAACTCACGTGGCAAGCGACGTTGAAAAACTATAA
- a CDS encoding lysophospholipid acyltransferase family protein has protein sequence MILSKIRALLFSITFVLSVVLVVFFMWLFNSKNRTIRKFWGRTQRFFGGYKLEVIGDFKDEANILLINHQSMLDIIVLEEVHPKNLCWIAKAQIGKIPIIGKILSLPKMIAVERENKHSLIKLLKEAKDRVENGRVLAIFPEGTRSQTNKLLPFKGGAKMLVEKLNLKVQPIVIVGSDALKVKEFSFKKADIKIFCLDLVDTSKENWLEATRESMQKVLDKNRK, from the coding sequence ATGATCTTGTCAAAAATTAGAGCTCTTTTATTCTCAATTACATTCGTTCTTAGTGTTGTTTTAGTGGTTTTTTTTATGTGGCTCTTTAACTCCAAAAATAGAACTATTAGAAAATTTTGGGGCAGAACACAAAGATTTTTTGGTGGCTATAAGCTTGAAGTAATTGGTGATTTTAAAGATGAGGCCAATATCTTGCTTATAAATCATCAAAGTATGCTTGATATTATTGTCCTTGAAGAGGTTCATCCAAAAAACCTTTGCTGGATAGCAAAGGCACAAATCGGCAAAATTCCTATAATTGGTAAAATTTTGAGCCTGCCAAAGATGATAGCAGTTGAGCGTGAAAATAAGCACTCTTTAATAAAACTTTTAAAAGAAGCTAAAGATAGAGTTGAAAATGGTCGTGTTTTGGCTATTTTTCCAGAAGGAACAAGATCACAAACTAACAAGCTTTTACCATTTAAAGGTGGAGCTAAAATGCTTGTAGAAAAGCTAAATTTAAAGGTTCAGCCTATCGTAATAGTTGGAAGTGACGCTTTGAAAGTAAAGGAGTTTAGCTTTAAAAAAGCAGATATTAAAATATTTTGTCTTGATCTAGTAGATACCTCTAAAGAAAACTGGTTAGAGGCAACTAGAGAGAGTATGCAAAAAGTCCTAGACAAAAATAGAAAATAA
- a CDS encoding SH3 domain-containing protein, producing MVKHFLFISLLVLNLFAVNTNEVSVFDMMDEAREDKFVNSPTSNPKTQKPPKEQDFSRKFVSPQPERITPEQMRNIVPTNEPDISVPDNQVYDKIKVKELLLKATNVPKNVVIGEIFSVEIVADTQNDFEFEFETQLDETNIKWLNKKNFQWVKSEDNKYVGTFYLEATSIDAKTLKVSLTLKRNGENYQSSSINIFLPKLKELRSDENYNHIVADNLEVKKFKTTKFDDINNIMVVEIYGNNVDLSAFNIENKTILKQGVDTINGDFNSQSAYYFAVFKPNKKSLDFNYYNLKKAKFESFSLPVSVEDDDVSTQIGLNPKQSEFSTYKDITIYSCAVIFILLAIWRRRLSYFFVAAVFIALGIYTYNPFGKAVLKPDVSVTILPTKNSTVFYTSHKNENVEILDTKDDYSKILFTDGKIGWVKKDDLVKN from the coding sequence TTGGTAAAACATTTTCTTTTTATCTCCCTACTCGTACTAAATTTATTTGCTGTAAATACCAACGAAGTAAGCGTTTTTGACATGATGGACGAAGCTAGGGAGGATAAATTTGTAAATAGCCCTACTTCAAATCCAAAAACTCAAAAACCGCCAAAAGAACAAGATTTTTCAAGAAAATTTGTATCACCACAGCCAGAGCGTATCACTCCAGAGCAGATGCGAAACATCGTGCCAACAAACGAGCCAGATATTAGCGTCCCAGACAATCAAGTATATGACAAGATCAAAGTAAAAGAGCTTCTTTTAAAAGCCACAAATGTACCAAAAAATGTTGTTATAGGAGAAATTTTTAGTGTTGAGATAGTGGCTGATACGCAAAATGACTTTGAGTTTGAGTTTGAGACACAGCTTGATGAAACAAATATCAAATGGCTAAATAAGAAAAATTTTCAATGGGTAAAAAGTGAAGACAACAAATATGTAGGTACTTTTTATCTTGAGGCAACAAGCATTGACGCAAAGACTTTAAAAGTTAGCTTAACCCTAAAAAGAAATGGCGAAAACTATCAAAGTTCAAGCATAAATATCTTTTTACCAAAGCTAAAAGAGCTTAGAAGCGATGAGAACTACAACCACATCGTGGCTGATAATCTTGAAGTTAAGAAATTTAAGACAACAAAATTTGATGATATAAACAATATCATGGTTGTAGAAATTTATGGTAACAACGTAGATCTAAGTGCTTTTAATATAGAAAATAAGACAATCTTAAAGCAAGGCGTAGATACGATAAATGGCGACTTTAACTCACAAAGTGCATATTATTTTGCAGTATTTAAGCCAAATAAAAAATCGCTTGACTTTAATTATTACAACCTAAAAAAGGCCAAATTTGAAAGCTTTTCTTTACCAGTGAGTGTCGAAGATGACGATGTCAGCACACAAATCGGACTAAACCCAAAACAAAGCGAGTTTAGCACCTATAAAGATATCACGATATACTCTTGTGCGGTAATTTTTATATTATTAGCTATTTGGCGCAGAAGGCTTAGCTACTTTTTTGTGGCGGCTGTTTTTATCGCACTTGGAATTTATACCTACAACCCTTTTGGCAAAGCAGTACTTAAGCCAGATGTGAGCGTTACTATCCTTCCAACTAAAAATTCAACCGTTTTTTACACATCTCACAAAAATGAAAATGTTGAAATTTTAGACACGAAAGATGACTACTCAAAAATTTTATTTACTGATGGCAAAATTGGCTGGGTAAAGAAGGATGATCTTGTCAAAAATTAG
- the purQ gene encoding phosphoribosylformylglycinamidine synthase I: protein MKVAIILFPGTNCEEDTAHAFKLLGCQTQIIWHKEDKIDADLVVLPGGFSYGDYLRTAAIAKFSPAMQAVKEHAKKGGYILGICNGFQMLLELGLLKGAMRRNENLNFVSKYHHLKVISNNNKFLANLAKNEVVNIPIAHGEGNYYTDENTLKGLYDNDQVLLKYCDAKGNEINPNGSVDNIAGICDESKKIFGLMPHPERACEKILGTDDGMKMLKGLVW, encoded by the coding sequence ATGAAAGTAGCAATCATACTTTTTCCTGGCACAAACTGCGAAGAAGACACAGCTCACGCCTTTAAACTACTTGGCTGCCAAACGCAGATCATCTGGCACAAAGAAGATAAGATCGATGCTGATCTAGTCGTTTTGCCCGGTGGTTTTAGCTATGGCGACTATCTAAGAACGGCTGCGATAGCTAAATTTAGCCCAGCTATGCAGGCTGTAAAAGAGCATGCGAAAAAAGGTGGCTACATTTTAGGAATTTGCAATGGCTTTCAGATGCTTCTTGAGCTTGGACTTTTAAAAGGTGCGATGAGAAGAAATGAAAATTTAAATTTCGTCTCAAAATATCACCACCTAAAGGTAATCTCAAATAACAATAAATTCTTAGCAAATTTAGCCAAAAATGAAGTAGTTAATATCCCTATTGCTCACGGCGAGGGTAACTATTATACTGATGAAAACACTCTAAAAGGCCTTTACGACAACGATCAAGTATTACTAAAATACTGTGATGCCAAAGGCAACGAAATAAATCCAAACGGCTCAGTCGACAATATAGCTGGAATTTGCGATGAGAGCAAAAAGATTTTTGGTCTTATGCCTCACCCAGAGCGTGCTTGTGAGAAAATTTTAGGTACAGATGATGGCATGAAGATGTTAAAAGGTCTAGTTTGGTAA